Proteins from one Anopheles nili chromosome 2, idAnoNiliSN_F5_01, whole genome shotgun sequence genomic window:
- the LOC128721433 gene encoding ras-related protein Rap1 has product MREYKIVVLGSGGVGKSALTVQFVQGIFVEKYDPTIEDSYRKQVEVDGQQCMLEILDTAGTEQFTAMRDLYMKNGQGFVLVYSITAQSTFNDLQDLREQILRVKDTDDVPMVLVGNKCDLEDERVVGKDLGRSLAAQFNCAFMETSAKAKINVNDIFYDLVQQINKKSPERKPNKKKKSLCVLL; this is encoded by the exons ATGCGTGAATACAAAATCGTCGTCCTCGGCAGCGGAGGTGTCGGCAAATCGGCCCTGACAGTGCAGTTCGTTCAG GGTATATTCGTGGAAAAGTACGATCCCACGATAGAAGACAGTTACCGGAAACAGGTTGAGGTGGACGGTCAGCAATGCATGTTGGAAATTTTGGACACAGCCGGCACG GAACAATTCACCGCCATGCGAGATCTGTACATGAAGAATGGTCAGGGCTTTGTGCTAGTGTACTCCATTACGGCGCAATCGACCTTCAACGATCTCCAGGACCTGCGGGAGCAAATTTTGAGGGTGAAG GATACGGACGATGTTCCAATGGTGCTGGTCGGCAACAAATGCGATCTCGAAGACGAGCGAGTCGTAGGAAAAGATCTGGGCAGGAGTCTTGCCGCGCAGTTCAACTGTGCATTCATGGAAACGTCTGCCAAAGCCAAAATTAATGTTAACGAC ATCTTCTACGACCTAGTGCAACAAATCAACAAGAAATCACCGGAACGAAAGCccaataaaaagaagaaatctCTATGTGTGCTTCTGTAA